From Daphnia magna isolate NIES linkage group LG2, ASM2063170v1.1, whole genome shotgun sequence:
gaattaaaagaaattgcaagttattttctttttatgcaGCACAACGTTTCGCTTTCACTTTTCGGGTTGTTTGCAACTGTCACGATTGACGTGTCACCTTGgctcttcattttttgttgttgaaattaTGAGACCCGCTATCTAACGCTTAAGGTTACCAACCGTGCGGATCCGAATCGGCATCGTGATCCAAAttgatttctctcttttcgtGATAGCATACGAGAGAGCGTGAATCATTAACAGAGTTTGATGCAATCGTCTCATTTCACTTGTGCTTTTCATTAGCTCGAAACCGAAAATTAATCCCAATTTTGAAAACTATAGAAATTCACCACAAGTTTTTCCGTTGCAGCCGAAAAAACACAGCGGTCGTTTTGGTGTCGAGATATCGAATGACGCAATTGACTGAACTTGTCGGCAGGATGTGGAAGACGCGTAAacaaacccttttttttttttttacccgaAAGGGTTTCTAGCAAGTCAAATTGCGTCCATTACGTACGCAGGCATTAGTTGTTCCGGTTCAATGACGAACCGCGTTTCCGGGCTACTTCATCGCCAATGGCGCGTATACTCATAATTCGTTTCGCTAGAACTGCGGGCGGTACTACATATCGCAATTCAGTCGTGACACGGAGGGGCATGAAAGTGAAATGTATGACTCATATGTTGTCAATTCTAGCACGAGGCAGACAAAATTGTAGCAATTACGCAAAtataagaaaaggaaaatatttgtGTGGTACCCCACTACGAGGCCTTGAAAAAGAACCACAAATGACACAACCAAAATGTTATAAGATTGTTCTTTAGCAGAAGTAAAATCGAAAAGAATAAGTTCGTTGTCATAAGGTttgaaatgattaatttttaatgAGAAAGTATGGACGATTTTGCGCTGTTGCggaggaaaatgaattttagaTAACGTTGCGTCTTATTGCAATCTGTGTAACAAGGATGTTTTAGCTAAAATCGGAAAAAAGTCTATTCAATTATGCAGCGTGAATTGCAATTTTCGTGTTTAGATGTACTGCATGACCCCACTGTTTTGGCTATTTTCTTACTAACATGTTGAACATCTGTTAGATAAATTGAAGtgtaggatttttgtttaagtcAAAATAATATCGTATTACAAAATATAGCCAATTCTGCCATTATACAAAAAAAGTATTGTCTGATAATTGACGACAGAGAACATTTGTCAGCATAAAAACATACAGTAGTAATTCAATTTAGGTGAATTCAGTTGTTCGAAATTTTATTTGCATCTTTTCAATGTAAGAAGTCAATAGAACAAAATTCCGCGCTGATGACGCATGGGGGGATTTTCTCTAAAATCTTAAGTAACAAATTGGCTCATAATAGGGAATGACGTAATGAATATGCGGGTAGCTAAACCAAACAAGCCGGGGTATTGGCGGGAGCGTTATTGCAAGCAACTCCCGTCACGTTGGTGAGGCTTTCCCACTGATTCGACTCGTTCCACACCTTTGATGAATTACAGTAttaaatatgtaaacaaactTGGCAGCACAGCAGAATACAAGAATCGTGACTTGCGTTACCTTGTTGTAGATCAACCACGGAACAAAAGTCAGGGTAGGATCAAGGTTCAAGGTTTCTACACCGTAATCGTGAACTAAATTTTGTCCCTCAACGTCATTTTGGCAAGCATCGATCGGCGTGTAATCCAAGCCAGCCGATTCAGCGCACTATTAAAGCAAGCCAATTTTCTTTACCACACccgtaaacaaaaatttattgtGTGGTATCGATAAAAATCAAACGCACCGATTTGCCAGAAATAGGTGCATCCATAAGGCACGTAGTGAAATTCAAAGCCTGTTTGTATTTTAATGCAGAAATTCCAATACCTATTGTTAATCATTTTTTATGGATCGAGTTACCTGAGTGACTGAAGGGCTGTACTTGATCCCGCACGCATGGAGAATATTGCCCCTACATTCCGCTGCCATTAAAATTAACGTCAATCGTATAAATCCTTTATGAGTATAAAAATCGTATGTACCTGCCCCGTGTTGGCATTCGAAATCCCATCCGCCTTCAGGATTGGAAACAAACTGAACAAATATTTTTGGGGTCAATAATTGCAGttaaattgttattattagTTTAAGTCATAATTACCGTAGCCTTTCCGAATGGAACCAATCTTAAATCGGTGAAAGTGGAAAGAGTTGGCCAGTTTGGATTCAACTGCGTCACAAGGAAATTGCGGCTGTCCGGGCAAAGCGATTCGTAATAAACATCCAATGTCATTCTTTCATCTGCTTTCGGCTTCATTCATTTGGGAAGATAAGAAATCTTATTTGATACTTTGCAAGATGTGCAAccaataaaccaaaaactaatTGGCATATAATTAGCGAGCATGTTTATTTTATGGGTTGAACACAGCTGCGCTTATACTTTATCGAGCAtgaataaaggtataaataAATTCGGTCAAGGACAGAAACGGGATAAGTAAGCAAGTCAACCGAAAAGAAATCGATAGCATAAAGAAGAAAGTGTACGTAAAACACAATAAACTGCTATCACGTCTCGCTTCAACACGGAATTCATCATTGGTGAAGTCACACAAAAATTTATGATTAAGCAACTGTGGCTGCGTACGTTAGTCGTAAGGGAATGTTTAGATTGTTGATGGTTGCTTAACCGAATGTAAAATATCTATAACTTGGATAAGACAAACTCGCAGTTTTTAACGGGCATTACAACTGACCATTTTTGGGATTGCTGACTCAACACTTTTGCATAATGTTCTATAATGGTAAAGCTGTCTACAGCCACAGCTGTGTGACAATTCAAGTTTTGAACTGTTCATAATAAACTCTATGACACCAATAAAACAACCGCAAGCACAAAAAATTCACGCCTTTTTTAGACCGTTAATTGTGGGATCTACTGTCGCGTTACAACTTTTTCAAACCGAATATTCGTTTAACATTACCTGAGGGGCTCCATGAATGGCACAGATCAGTGCGAATCCAACAGCTAGACGTGAcaacattttttcctttttatttgttaaaaCTTGGGAGACTCAAAACAATCGAATTCGTGGGGTTCGACTCAGCAAAAGACTCGTACTTCAAACGACAATAGAAACACAAGTTAAGCAGACAGTCTTAATATACCATAAGATAAAAAGAGATTGTGCGTTCGATATCAAGACTCTGAGCAATGTATCCACATTAGACCTTTGAACCTGACGCAATCAGTGCCGTGTGAACTTTTGATTTTCTAATGGGATCGAGTGGTTAAATTTGGTTCTATAATACAAGTAAGGTAAAGGTAATAATTGATTGTGATGAGCATCTTGTCCGAACCTGCCCAATAGTAATTCACTTTCACGATGAAAAAGTAAATTTGCTTTTGGTGAATACAACATAATCTatggaaaagaaaggaaaactTGTTTTCAAAATGGGGAAAACCACGACGGATTTGGCAAACGTGTTGTGAAACCATCAAGAACGAGTTGAAATGACAAGAACAGTCTACTGTGTATGGAAGCGAGTTTATAAACGCAGGTGATGCACTCCATGTTTGGGACTAAACGTAATGGTTTAGTTGATTTCGTTTTGTTGGGCAATGGACAATCCAGGTTTCTGTAGAAAATCAATTGACAAAGAACTTCTACACCTCCCAACGTCCAAATTAATTTAAAAGGAACTATGGCCGAGGTTTGTCACTCAATAtttcattcaaaaatcaatGTCACCGTCACGCATGGACTTGCGACTTTGTAGTGTTTAATGCAAGTCATCTCATTTCAAAAGTGATTCGACACTTTTAGTAGAAAGTATAGAACAACTGTGCCGGACTTCAGAAGTCGATCAAAATTTAGGAGAGGAAAtttaattaaatgaaaatgagGAGACACCCTGAAATTCCTGTTTGagcctttagtttttttttttttttagtttttcagcAATGACGGCAAGGGCATCCTATTCtgaaaataagagaaagtcaCGTTAAACTATGCAAATTTATTTTCGTGCTGTATAATGtatgcatttgtttttcttaggCAAAGACATgctttgaaaaatgttttttctccACCAGTGTCTATAACAGCTGTGTAGTTAACACAGTGAAAGGTGATTTATCTCCATGAAGTAACATGGGTCGGACCTTAGACAATCAAACAACACAAGAAAATGAGTTATCcattatttcgttttttgtggCCAAGACTTGCCGGCCGTGTTTGAAATCTGTTTACGTAATAGCTCAGTAATAGTGCATAATTCAGAAAGGTTCGACTAAATCTCATCGTAGCCTATTAGTGATGTTTTAAACACTATTAAACATCAGGAGAATGTAGCTATTGTTGAAAACCACCTTGCCCGAAGAAAGTGTAACGATAGGTTCTACTTTATCGGATCAAAATATACCTTACGTAGGCCTATAAAAATGGCATAGCTTTACGTTCACTAATGTGCACTTGAATTAGCTATGAACAACTTACTAAATCAAATAGgaataaaaattagaaactATGATCGCGCACTGTTTTCTAAAAGATTTGGATCAGagcaaaaacaagttttattAACGATATAAACTCCATTTGCAAATGCTGATCCCTAAAGAATCTAATGCACTTCAGTCTACACTGTATTGAAGTTGAATAAATTTGGAAGAAACCAGCCAACGGAATGTGAACCAAACAAAAAGTAATGATCTTGCAAAGAGATTTACCTAGAGACCATTCGAAAGGCAGGCAGGTGCACTGAACCCGCTATGTGTGCAAGCAACACTTCTGACATTAGAGAGACTGTTCCATTGCTTAGAATCGTCGAAAACCTGTTGTAGTTACaaaatttctaaattttaGACTGCTtgaagtaaaattttgatttttaagtAAAATGTATAAGTTTTCACCTTATCGTACACCACCCAGGGAACGAACGTCAAAGTCGGCTGTAGACTTAAAGTCTCCATTCCATGAACTTGGACCAAATTTTGACCTTCCACGCTCTTGTGACATACGTCAATTGGAGTAAAATCCATACCGGCTAGTTCAGCACACTATCGAAACAATAATCAAAATTATAACAATTTAATTACAGGTAAGAAAAAATCCGTAACGTACCTGAGCTCCAGAGGTAGGTGCTCTCATCAGACAAGACGTGAAACTCAAAGcctgtttgtgtgtgttgaaaTTGCATTTAATTGGTTCTTTTCGAAGTGGTAGccaatttttttagatttacCTGAGTGGAATCTTTGCTGTACTTGATACCACAGGCGTGAAGGATGTTACCATTGCATTCGGCGGGACCATGTTGGCAGTTGAACGACCATCCACCCGATGAACTCCGTGAGAACTGCAAATCAACAATAGGTCGTTAACACGAACACCTGGGGTTATTGTATAAATATAACGGAGCAACGTACGCTGGATTTGCCAAAAGGAATCAATCTCAAATTGACAAAGGTCGAAAGAGTCTTCCATTGAGGGGCTAATTGATTCACCAAGAAATTACGGCTGTCCGGGCACAGAGATTCGTAGTAGACGTCCACATTCGTTCGTCCACCGTTTACAAGCTattgaaacatcaaaacattATCAACGTAGTCACGACAGAAATTTAAATCCCAAAATGTCAACTAGATAAATTGAGCTATGTGGGAACGTAAATTCCATCGGCTGGAATGGAGAGGAAACACAAAAATATCTGAAAGCATCGGtgaaacaaatatttttggtttctttcgTCATTGAGGAATGCGTCCGAGATTGATGAATTTCTTCAAGCTAATTTAACTATTTCCACCACTTCCAAACATTCTATCGTCAAGGTAGTTTTTCAATGTCGTTGTGCATTTATTTCCAGGAGGAAGGAGTATTGACCTTGAGAGTCTTGCCTTTCCCTGTAGCCTTTCTACActcttttgtttgctttttcaTTCGTTGCTTTCGGGAATAATTTAACTGTAGGGCGTGCACCGTTGGTAGAAGTTATTAGACAGATATCTCCCAAAATTCGATCAAATCAAACAACGTGATTTAAACTAAAAACAATGCCATATGTTTACCTCGGCAGTGGCGACGATGCTGAAGCACAGCAGTGCAGATACAACCAAAGACTTGAACATTTCTGCAATCAGGAAACTTGTCTCGAAAAGTTAGATTTCCAGCACTGACTGCTAAACACGTCCACTCTCTCCCGGAACTTGCTAAGCA
This genomic window contains:
- the LOC116916760 gene encoding GILT-like protein 1, whose amino-acid sequence is MLSRLAVGFALICAIHGAPQPKADERMTLDVYYESLCPDSRNFLVTQLNPNWPTLSTFTDLRLVPFGKATFVSNPEGGWDFECQHGAAECRGNILHACGIKYSPSVTQALNFTTCLMDAPISGKSCAESAGLDYTPIDACQNDVEGQNLVHDYGVETLNLDPTLTFVPWLIYNKVWNESNQWESLTNVTGVACNNAPANTPACLV